From Lolium perenne isolate Kyuss_39 chromosome 5, Kyuss_2.0, whole genome shotgun sequence, a single genomic window includes:
- the LOC127299404 gene encoding phenylalanine--tRNA ligase, chloroplastic/mitochondrial, which translates to MRPLIRTACLRARVRAMATLPTAAAFPATRTLSPSSPSRARRLLLAASFLPSAPPPAGARAFRTSAAAAAAPVEVGGVKIAREDVVKEDDPTNNVPDTIFSKIGLQLHRRDDHPLGILKNTIYSYFDKSFPGKFVKFDDLCPLVSTKQNFDDVLVPADHVSRSYNDTYYVDSQTVLRCHTSAHQAELLREGHTHFLVIGDVYRRDSIDSTHYPVFHQMEGFRVFSPEDWSASGMDGTAYAATDLKKTLEGLATHLFGAVEMRWVDTYFPFTNPSFELEIYFQGDWLEVLGCGVTEQEILKSNGRTDHVAWAFGLGLERLAMVLFDIPDIRLFWSNDQRFTSQFSKGKLGIKFKPFSKFPPCYKDVSFWINDAFTENNLCEVVRGIAGDLVEEVKLIDNFTNKKGMTSHCYRIAYRSMERSLTDEEINDMQWNVREAVKSKLEVELR; encoded by the exons ATGCGCCCGCTTATCCGAACCGCCTGCCTCCGCGCTCGTGTCCGCGCCATGGCCACGCTtcccaccgccgccgccttcccTGCCACGCGCACCCTCTCCCCTTCCTCCCCCTCGCgcgcgcgtcgcctgctcctcgcCGCCAGCTTCCtcccctccgcgccgccgccggccgggGCGAGGGCGTTCCGGACTTCCGCCGCGGCAGCGGCCGCCCCCGTCGAGGTGGGCGGCGTCAAGATCGCGCGGGAGG ATGTCGTGAAGGAGGACGACCCGACGAACAATGTGCCGGACACGAttttctccaagattggtctCCAGCTCCACAGGAGGGATGACCACCCTCTGGGGATTCTGAAGAATACCATCTACAGTTACTTTGATAAAAGTTTTCCTGGGAAGTTTGTCAAGTTCGATGACCTCTGCCCTCTTGTTTCGACGAAACAG AATTTTGATGATGTCTTGGTCCCTGCCGACCATGTAAGCCGGAGCTACAATGACACATACTATGTTGATTCTCAAACTGTCTTGAGGTGTCATACCAGCGCACATCAAGCAGAGCTCCTAAGAGAAGGACATACACACTTTCTTGTAATTGGTGATGTTTATCGTAGAGATTCTATTGATTCAACTCACTACCCTGTCTTCCATCAG ATGGAAGGTTTTCGTGTCTTTTCTCCCGAGGACTGGTCAGCTTCTGGCATGGATGGGACAGCATATGCAGCTACGGACCTCAAGAAAACACTGGAAGGCTTGGCAACTCATTTGTTTG GTGCTGTGGAGATGCGGTGGGTTGATACTTACTTCCCATTCACTAACCCATCCTTTGAACTGGAAATATATTTTCAG GGAGACTGGTTGGAAGTTCTGGGATGTGGAGTCACTGAGCAGGAAATTTTGAAGAGCAATGGTAGGACAGATCATGTTGCATGGGCCTTCGGACTAGGCTTGGAGCGCCTAGCAATGGTCCTCTTCGATATTCCAGATATTCGACTCTTCTGGTCAAATGATCAGCGCTTCACGTCCCAG TTTTCCAAAGGCAAGCTTGGAATTAAGTTCAAGCCATTCTCAAAG TTTCCACCCTGTTACAAGGATGTGAGTTTCTGGATAAATGATGCATTTACAGAGAACAATTTATGTGAGGTTGTCAGAGGAATTGCTGGGGATCTTGTAGAGGAG GTAAAACTAATTGACAATTTCACTAACAAGAAAGGTATGACTAGTCATTGCTACAGGATAGCATACAGGTCAATGGAACGCTCGCTCACAGACGAGGAGATCAACGACATGCAG TGGAACGTCAGAGAAGCGGTCAAAAGTAAATTGGAAGTGGAGCTGAGATAA